The following proteins are co-located in the Brevibacillus laterosporus DSM 25 genome:
- a CDS encoding acyl carrier protein — translation MTTLTTEKMISDYIMDHVNVDELDYDFLIFEEGLVNSLFAIQLMTFLEKTFNIKITMDDLDIENYRCVNAISKFVKSKQGEV, via the coding sequence ATGACTACGCTGACGACCGAAAAAATGATTAGCGATTATATCATGGATCATGTAAACGTTGATGAGCTGGACTATGATTTTCTGATTTTTGAGGAAGGATTAGTCAATTCTTTATTCGCAATTCAGCTCATGACATTCCTCGAAAAAACGTTCAATATCAAAATCACAATGGATGACCTAGATATTGAGAACTATCGTTGTGTTAACGCTATTTCTAAATTTGTGAAGAGCAAACAGGGCGAGGTGTAA
- a CDS encoding 3-hydroxyacyl-CoA dehydrogenase family protein, with product MFQNVGIIGAGTMGIGMVVDLALHGIRSVLVDVSEETLEKAKKEILHTVRFAPLVKKDVTRLTPEQVIELVSFTTALEDVSQCDFIVENVTENWQIKHAVYMELDRICKPNVCFAVNTSCISITKVGGVTKRPDKVIGMHFMNPVFMKRSIEVIKGHFTSQETIDQAEAFLSQLDKDAIIVNDLPGFVSNRISHLFMNEAAFVVQDQVATPKQVDEIFKKCFGHTMGPLETADLIGLDTVLDSLGVLYDSYQDPKFRAAPLLRKMVDAGMVGRKNGKGFYDYSK from the coding sequence ATGTTTCAAAATGTAGGAATCATCGGAGCAGGAACCATGGGGATTGGTATGGTTGTCGATCTTGCTCTTCACGGAATTCGATCTGTGCTAGTAGATGTATCGGAGGAAACGTTGGAGAAAGCAAAAAAGGAGATATTACATACGGTTCGCTTTGCGCCACTGGTAAAGAAAGACGTAACGAGATTGACGCCAGAGCAAGTGATTGAGCTTGTTTCCTTTACGACTGCTTTAGAGGATGTTAGTCAGTGCGATTTCATTGTGGAAAATGTAACAGAGAACTGGCAGATTAAACATGCTGTTTATATGGAATTAGATCGTATCTGCAAACCAAATGTATGCTTTGCGGTTAACACCTCGTGCATCTCCATTACCAAGGTTGGCGGTGTGACAAAACGCCCGGACAAGGTAATTGGTATGCACTTTATGAACCCCGTTTTTATGAAGCGCTCCATTGAGGTAATCAAAGGGCATTTTACTTCACAAGAGACCATCGATCAAGCAGAAGCGTTTCTCTCCCAGTTGGATAAAGATGCGATCATCGTTAATGACTTACCTGGATTTGTATCCAATCGTATTTCGCACTTATTTATGAATGAGGCAGCATTTGTAGTACAGGATCAAGTAGCGACACCTAAGCAGGTAGACGAGATATTTAAAAAGTGCTTCGGTCATACGATGGGTCCACTTGAAACAGCAGACCTGATCGGCTTGGACACGGTTCTCGATTCTTTGGGAGTGTTGTATGACAGCTACCAAGATCCAAAATTCCGGGCGGCTCCCCTTCTTCGCAAAATGGTGGATGCAGGAATGGTAGGTAGAAAAAACGGGAAAGGTTTTTACGATTATTCGAAATAG
- a CDS encoding ACP S-malonyltransferase → MPNIIFMFPGVGSHYFGMGKTLYDNFSVAKLAFEEASDAVKMDLAKLCFSPDYKDELQKLKNSQLALVCVGVTTYRVFMEEIGLLPAFSMGYSLGEYSALVCAGAIEFKDALQMVQERGDVVSDVANGISGTMAWVTNIDSRTVEQICVEVSQTGDEVYVSAYDTPLKTSISGTNTAIRKAGEKVVEAGGIAIPIKMSGPFHSPLMIEAANKFKEILIKYNYQQPQYPVLSNYSAHPFTDHASIIENLSLQLVSPIRWQESLYYGLSRGTDMAIELGPKTVLKYLLENNTKECPVYSFDKAEDLQAIKNSFFFTEEEYMPLIAKCLATVVSTKNYNKHNNGYEESVVQTFEQVQNIYEQLVETKTLVQKEHALAAIHMLQSALVAKNLPERKHADQIKKVLGHKRFSS, encoded by the coding sequence ATGCCGAACATAATCTTTATGTTTCCAGGAGTGGGCTCCCATTATTTTGGAATGGGAAAAACACTTTATGACAACTTTTCGGTGGCGAAGCTTGCCTTTGAAGAAGCGAGTGACGCCGTAAAAATGGATCTAGCCAAGCTATGTTTTTCTCCTGACTACAAGGATGAGCTGCAAAAATTAAAAAATTCACAGCTAGCTCTTGTATGTGTTGGGGTGACGACGTATCGAGTTTTTATGGAAGAAATCGGTCTTTTACCGGCTTTTTCGATGGGATATAGCCTTGGGGAGTATTCGGCGCTTGTTTGTGCAGGTGCCATTGAGTTTAAGGATGCTCTACAAATGGTACAGGAACGTGGTGATGTGGTTAGTGACGTAGCCAATGGAATCTCAGGTACAATGGCTTGGGTAACGAACATTGATTCACGAACCGTTGAGCAAATTTGTGTGGAAGTTTCACAAACAGGGGATGAAGTATATGTCTCCGCCTACGACACACCTCTAAAAACTTCTATTTCAGGCACAAACACCGCGATTCGTAAAGCAGGAGAGAAGGTTGTCGAAGCCGGTGGAATTGCCATTCCAATAAAAATGTCAGGCCCATTTCATAGTCCACTGATGATTGAAGCTGCAAACAAGTTCAAAGAAATTTTGATCAAGTATAACTACCAACAGCCGCAATATCCAGTCCTATCTAATTACTCCGCACATCCATTTACAGATCACGCAAGTATTATCGAAAACTTATCATTACAACTGGTTTCCCCCATTCGTTGGCAAGAATCACTATACTATGGCCTATCACGAGGAACTGACATGGCAATCGAGCTTGGGCCAAAAACAGTGCTCAAGTATTTGCTGGAGAACAACACCAAGGAATGTCCCGTATATTCATTTGACAAAGCAGAAGATTTACAAGCAATAAAGAACTCCTTCTTCTTCACGGAAGAAGAGTATATGCCTCTGATTGCCAAGTGCTTAGCAACAGTAGTAAGCACGAAAAATTATAACAAGCACAATAATGGATATGAAGAATCAGTTGTGCAAACGTTTGAACAGGTACAAAACATTTATGAACAGTTGGTGGAAACAAAGACACTGGTGCAAAAGGAGCATGCGTTAGCCGCAATTCATATGCTTCAAAGTGCTCTAGTAGCAAAGAACCTGCCTGAGAGGAAACATGCCGATCAAATAAAAAAAGTACTGGGTCATAAAAGATTTTCGAGCTAA
- a CDS encoding phosphopantetheine-binding protein, which translates to MTTRDKVRHFIESNLVIFDDHVEFSDEDNIFELGFVNSLFAMKMLTFVEEEFVITIDNDELDLINFSSVSNIVRLIEKKVETKV; encoded by the coding sequence ATGACGACACGGGATAAAGTACGCCACTTTATAGAAAGTAACCTCGTAATTTTTGATGATCATGTTGAATTTAGTGATGAAGATAATATTTTTGAGCTTGGCTTTGTCAACTCGCTATTTGCCATGAAGATGCTGACATTCGTTGAGGAGGAATTCGTCATCACCATAGACAATGATGAACTTGATCTCATCAATTTTAGCTCTGTAAGCAATATCGTACGATTAATTGAGAAAAAAGTAGAAACAAAAGTGTAG
- a CDS encoding acyl-CoA dehydrogenase family protein produces MNISAQQADIFVEVEKFAEEEIRPYAKEFELNEELPSGLITKMGEKGYLTASIPKEYGGLGLDPVQFGLFIEQIGKSCNSVRELITVHNSLVGETIVRWGTKEQKEKWLPLMTKGKKIAAFALSEPNVGTDARSVETCYRKEGNQYIITGIKKWISFADIADLFLVFASHEEEGQVTAFLVERESEGIQSTRMTGLLASKASHIAEVEFRDVVVPAENVLGPVGGGFSYIASYGLDHGRYNIAWGGVAIAQASLEAMISYSRRRTQFGKKLCDFDLMQGMIADATTKIHAARALCLHAGKMRLNKDPDSIMETAMAKYFSSKMVMEVTTDAVQAHGGNGFSNQYPVERYFREAKLLEIIEGTSQVMQLMIAQHSISKNYEKR; encoded by the coding sequence ATGAATATAAGTGCGCAACAAGCTGATATTTTCGTTGAAGTAGAGAAATTTGCTGAAGAAGAGATTCGCCCATATGCGAAAGAATTTGAGTTAAACGAAGAGCTACCTTCTGGGCTGATTACGAAAATGGGGGAGAAAGGATATCTCACTGCCAGTATTCCCAAAGAGTACGGAGGGTTGGGGCTTGATCCAGTGCAATTTGGATTGTTTATAGAGCAAATAGGAAAATCATGCAATTCCGTCCGAGAATTGATCACGGTGCATAACTCACTTGTCGGAGAAACGATTGTACGATGGGGGACGAAAGAGCAAAAAGAAAAATGGCTCCCGTTGATGACAAAAGGTAAAAAGATTGCTGCGTTTGCACTCAGTGAGCCGAATGTTGGGACAGATGCTAGAAGTGTAGAGACATGCTATCGAAAAGAGGGGAATCAGTACATTATTACAGGGATAAAAAAATGGATTTCCTTCGCCGATATTGCAGATTTATTTCTCGTCTTCGCGTCACATGAAGAGGAAGGTCAAGTCACTGCTTTTTTGGTAGAGCGTGAATCGGAAGGGATACAATCAACTCGCATGACCGGATTACTGGCAAGTAAGGCGTCGCATATCGCTGAAGTTGAGTTTAGAGATGTTGTCGTTCCAGCAGAAAATGTACTTGGACCTGTTGGTGGAGGTTTTAGCTACATCGCCTCATATGGATTAGATCATGGACGCTATAACATCGCTTGGGGAGGTGTCGCAATTGCCCAAGCCTCACTGGAAGCAATGATCTCCTATTCCCGTAGGAGAACACAATTTGGGAAAAAGCTATGTGATTTTGACCTCATGCAGGGAATGATTGCGGATGCGACCACAAAAATTCATGCAGCTCGTGCCTTATGTCTTCATGCCGGAAAAATGCGATTGAACAAAGATCCTGATTCGATTATGGAAACTGCCATGGCGAAATATTTTTCTTCTAAGATGGTAATGGAGGTAACTACGGATGCGGTGCAAGCACATGGTGGAAACGGCTTTTCCAACCAATATCCTGTAGAGCGCTACTTCCGCGAAGCCAAGCTTCTGGAAATTATTGAAGGTACATCACAGGTTATGCAGCTCATGATTGCCCAACATTCGATAAGTAAAAATTATGAAAAACGATAA
- a CDS encoding HAD-IIIC family phosphatase, whose translation MEKEIKCVIWDLDNTIWEGILLESPDVQLRPGIVEIMKELDSRGILHSIASKNNFELAYEKLKEFGIAEYFLYPQINWNAKSANISSIQKDINIGMDTMLFIDDQPFERDEVSSVHPEVTCMSETEYTNLLDHPRLNPKFITEDSKRRRHMYLEDIKRNQEEQAFVGPQESFLASLEMKFIISEAQEEDLKRAEELTVRTNQLNSTGVTYDYDELNAFRTNDKYKLLVCELTDKYGSYGKIGLALVEITEEAWHVKLLLMSCRVMSRGVGTVLLSYIMQEAKEEGKFLLADFRKTDRNRMMYATYRFANFKEISSGDNGHVVFQNDLSMIQPFPPYIYVKVNHAIEKR comes from the coding sequence ATGGAGAAAGAAATCAAGTGCGTGATTTGGGACTTGGACAATACGATTTGGGAGGGGATTTTATTAGAATCTCCCGATGTTCAGCTTCGTCCCGGGATTGTGGAGATTATGAAAGAATTGGATTCACGTGGGATTCTTCATTCGATTGCAAGTAAGAATAATTTTGAATTAGCATACGAAAAACTAAAGGAGTTTGGTATCGCTGAATATTTCCTCTATCCGCAGATCAATTGGAATGCCAAATCAGCCAATATCTCTAGTATCCAGAAAGATATAAACATTGGCATGGATACCATGTTATTTATTGACGATCAACCGTTTGAGCGTGACGAAGTAAGCAGTGTTCATCCAGAGGTTACTTGCATGAGTGAGACTGAATATACAAACTTATTAGATCATCCTCGTCTCAACCCAAAGTTTATCACTGAGGATTCGAAAAGACGTCGACATATGTATCTGGAAGATATCAAGCGTAACCAGGAAGAACAAGCCTTTGTTGGCCCTCAAGAATCTTTTCTTGCATCTCTTGAAATGAAGTTTATCATCTCAGAGGCACAAGAAGAGGATCTAAAACGTGCCGAGGAGCTAACGGTTCGTACCAATCAGCTGAACTCAACAGGGGTTACCTATGATTATGATGAATTGAACGCTTTTCGTACGAACGATAAGTATAAATTGTTAGTATGTGAGCTTACAGATAAATATGGATCATACGGCAAAATTGGACTAGCACTAGTAGAGATAACCGAGGAAGCATGGCATGTCAAGCTGCTTTTAATGTCCTGCCGGGTGATGTCTAGAGGCGTTGGTACAGTTCTGCTTAGCTATATTATGCAAGAGGCCAAAGAGGAAGGAAAATTTTTACTTGCTGACTTCCGAAAGACAGACCGAAACCGGATGATGTATGCGACTTACCGCTTCGCCAACTTCAAAGAAATTTCATCTGGTGATAATGGGCATGTTGTATTTCAAAATGATTTGTCTATGATTCAGCCGTTTCCGCCTTATATCTATGTAAAAGTAAATCATGCTATTGAAAAGAGATAA
- a CDS encoding flagellin, which yields MRINHNVSALNTHRQLGVNTGASGKNLEKLSSGLRINRAGDDAAGLAISEKMRGQIRGLEMASKNAQDGISLIQTAEGALTETHSILQRMRELAVQASSDTNEGVDRQKLQAEVDELSKEIKRISTDTEFNNQKVLDGSFEDKTFHIGSNQGQSIKLSINDMSNTELGVTGFESKETAVATDIQVGNTSEDTFKVQLKAETAVKNAEVKETTAKIDKDGNVVVTLAQKAGDTTGAGTVGAITATKQDVVDALKKIGIEASVDVAKVGDVIATGAATTTTIAAATDKDDQKGVNISTQKAADKAITTINNALNKVSEERSKLGANQNRLEHTINNLGATAENLTAAESRIRDVDMAKEMMDFTKNNILSQAAQAMLAQANQQPQGVLQLLR from the coding sequence ATGAGAATCAATCACAACGTATCAGCATTAAACACACACCGCCAACTAGGTGTAAACACAGGTGCATCTGGTAAAAACCTGGAGAAATTGTCTTCTGGTCTTCGCATCAACCGTGCAGGTGATGACGCAGCAGGTCTAGCGATCTCTGAAAAAATGCGTGGTCAAATCCGCGGTCTAGAAATGGCTTCTAAAAATGCGCAAGATGGTATTTCCTTGATCCAAACAGCTGAGGGTGCCTTAACTGAAACACACAGCATCCTACAACGTATGCGCGAACTAGCAGTTCAAGCATCTTCTGACACTAATGAAGGCGTAGACCGTCAAAAGCTTCAAGCAGAGGTTGACGAATTGTCTAAAGAAATCAAACGTATTTCCACAGACACAGAATTCAACAACCAAAAAGTATTGGATGGATCTTTTGAAGATAAAACCTTCCATATCGGTTCTAACCAAGGACAAAGCATCAAATTGAGCATTAATGATATGAGCAACACAGAGCTTGGTGTAACAGGCTTTGAATCGAAAGAAACAGCTGTTGCAACAGATATTCAAGTTGGAAACACTTCTGAAGATACCTTTAAAGTTCAATTGAAAGCAGAAACAGCCGTAAAAAATGCTGAAGTAAAAGAAACAACAGCAAAAATTGATAAAGATGGTAATGTTGTTGTAACATTGGCCCAAAAAGCAGGAGATACAACTGGTGCAGGTACTGTAGGTGCTATCACTGCAACAAAACAAGATGTAGTAGATGCACTTAAGAAAATTGGTATCGAAGCTTCTGTTGACGTTGCGAAAGTTGGAGACGTAATTGCTACTGGTGCTGCTACTACTACAACTATCGCTGCCGCTACAGACAAAGATGACCAAAAAGGTGTTAACATCTCTACTCAAAAAGCAGCAGACAAAGCAATCACAACCATCAACAACGCTCTTAACAAAGTATCCGAAGAGCGCTCTAAACTAGGTGCGAACCAAAACCGTCTAGAGCACACTATCAACAACTTGGGAGCAACTGCTGAGAACTTGACAGCTGCAGAATCTCGTATCCGTGACGTTGATATGGCGAAAGAAATGATGGACTTCACGAAAAACAACATCTTGTCTCAAGCTGCACAAGCAATGCTTGCACAAGCTAACCAACAACCTCAAGGTGTACTTCAATTACTTCGTTAA
- a CDS encoding flagellin, whose protein sequence is MRINHNVSALNTHRQLGVNTGASGKNLEKLSSGLRINRAGDDAAGLAISEKMRGQIRGLEMASKNAQDGISLIQTAEGALTETHSILQRMRELAVQASSDTNEGVDRQKLQAEVDELSKEIKRISTDTEFNNQKVLDGSFEDKTFHIGSNQGQNIKISINDMSNEKLGVTGLQSKETAVATDIQVGNTSGDSFKVELKAEKANGNAEVKETTAKIDKDGNIVITLKQDAAANPTAAPGGITATKQEVVDALKKIGIEASVDGAKAGDKVAASNTTIAAATDADDTKGVNISTQKAADKAITTINNALNKVSEERSKLGANQNRLEHTINNLGATAENLTAAESRIRDVDMAKEMMDFTKNNILTQAAQAMLAQANQQPQGVLQLLR, encoded by the coding sequence ATGAGAATCAATCACAACGTATCAGCATTAAACACACACCGCCAACTAGGTGTAAACACAGGTGCATCTGGTAAAAACCTGGAGAAATTGTCTTCTGGTCTTCGCATCAACCGTGCAGGTGATGACGCAGCAGGTCTAGCGATCTCTGAAAAAATGCGTGGTCAAATCCGCGGTCTAGAAATGGCTTCTAAAAATGCGCAAGATGGTATTTCCTTGATCCAAACAGCAGAGGGTGCATTAACTGAAACACACAGCATCCTACAACGTATGCGTGAACTAGCTGTTCAAGCTTCTTCTGACACAAACGAAGGCGTTGACCGTCAAAAGCTTCAAGCAGAGGTTGATGAATTGTCCAAAGAAATCAAACGTATTTCTACAGACACAGAGTTCAACAACCAAAAAGTATTGGATGGATCTTTTGAAGATAAAACCTTCCATATCGGTTCTAACCAAGGACAAAATATTAAAATAAGCATTAATGATATGAGCAATGAAAAACTTGGTGTTACTGGCCTTCAATCAAAAGAAACAGCTGTTGCAACAGATATTCAAGTTGGAAACACTTCTGGAGATAGCTTTAAAGTAGAATTGAAAGCAGAAAAAGCAAATGGTAATGCTGAAGTAAAAGAAACAACAGCAAAAATTGATAAAGATGGAAATATCGTTATAACATTGAAACAAGACGCAGCGGCAAATCCTACAGCTGCTCCAGGTGGTATCACTGCAACAAAACAAGAAGTAGTAGATGCTCTTAAGAAGATTGGTATCGAAGCTTCTGTTGATGGCGCGAAAGCTGGCGACAAAGTTGCTGCTAGTAATACAACTATTGCTGCAGCTACAGATGCTGACGACACAAAAGGTGTTAACATCTCTACTCAAAAAGCAGCAGACAAAGCAATCACAACAATCAACAACGCTCTTAACAAAGTATCCGAAGAGCGCTCTAAACTAGGTGCAAACCAAAACCGTCTAGAGCACACTATCAACAACTTGGGAGCAACTGCTGAAAACCTAACAGCTGCAGAATCTCGTATCCGTGACGTTGATATGGCAAAAGAAATGATGGACTTCACAAAAAATAACATTCTTACTCAAGCTGCTCAAGCAATGCTTGCACAAGCTAACCAACAGCCTCAAGGCGTACTTCAATTACTTCGTTAA
- a CDS encoding flagellin, producing MRINHNVSALNTHRQLGVNTGASGKNLEKLSSGLRINRAGDDAAGLAISEKMRGQIRGLEMASKNAQDGISLIQTAEGALTETHSILQRMRELAVQASSDTNEGVDRQKLQAEVDELSKEIKRISTDTEFNNQKVLDGSFDNKTFHIGSNQGQNIKLSINDMSNEKLGVNGLAKETTAGDITFTNRSGDDDFKVEFVIGAKGSSTSAAVDSKTGKVTVTLASTNGTDTTAKLDDVLGTLKGVGVESKLATGKKGSDAAAKLTETTISKAATTNVDDTRGVNISTQKAADKAITTINSALNKVSEERSKLGANQNRLEHTINNLGATAENLTAAESRIRDVDMAKEMMDFTKNNILTQAAQAMLAQANQQPQGVLQLLR from the coding sequence ATGAGAATCAATCACAACGTATCAGCATTAAACACACACCGTCAACTAGGTGTAAACACTGGCGCATCTGGTAAAAACCTGGAGAAATTATCTTCTGGTCTTCGCATCAACCGTGCAGGTGATGACGCAGCTGGTCTAGCAATCTCTGAAAAAATGCGTGGACAAATCCGCGGTCTAGAAATGGCTTCTAAAAATGCCCAAGATGGTATCTCTTTGATCCAAACAGCTGAGGGTGCTTTGACTGAAACGCACAGCATTCTACAACGTATGCGTGAATTAGCTGTTCAAGCATCTTCTGACACAAACGAAGGCGTAGACCGTCAAAAGCTTCAAGCAGAGGTTGATGAATTGTCTAAAGAAATCAAACGTATTTCTACAGACACAGAGTTCAACAACCAAAAAGTATTGGATGGTTCTTTCGATAACAAAACGTTCCATATCGGTTCTAACCAAGGACAAAATATTAAATTAAGCATTAATGATATGAGCAATGAGAAGCTTGGTGTAAACGGTTTGGCTAAAGAAACAACTGCGGGTGATATCACGTTTACTAACAGAAGTGGCGACGATGATTTTAAAGTTGAATTTGTAATTGGAGCAAAAGGCTCCAGTACATCCGCTGCGGTAGATTCCAAGACTGGAAAAGTGACTGTAACATTAGCATCTACTAATGGTACAGATACAACAGCAAAACTTGATGACGTTTTAGGAACTTTAAAAGGAGTAGGTGTTGAATCGAAACTTGCCACTGGTAAAAAGGGAAGTGATGCTGCAGCTAAATTAACAGAAACAACTATTTCCAAAGCGGCAACTACAAATGTTGATGACACAAGAGGTGTTAACATCTCCACTCAAAAAGCTGCGGACAAAGCAATCACAACCATCAACAGCGCTCTTAACAAAGTATCGGAAGAGCGCTCTAAACTAGGTGCAAACCAAAACCGTCTAGAGCACACGATCAACAATCTGGGGGCAACTGCTGAGAACTTGACAGCAGCAGAATCCCGTATCCGTGACGTTGATATGGCGAAAGAAATGATGGACTTCACGAAAAACAACATCTTGACTCAAGCAGCTCAAGCAATGCTTGCCCAAGCTAACCAACAACCTCAAGGTGTACTTCAATTACTTCGTTAA
- a CDS encoding DUF3238 domain-containing protein → MVAPISYEIYSHGEKIYAGKDQVYTHEKLEADTPMEYTIVALDEQNQVLDKAKIETYTKAKANKLGLDSSEALDSLRVTTIYKNNYIKFDWEDIPNIKQYEVYKDNVKGKTLDESEYSEKNLNKLTGGTYEFIGKIEIDDSRKEKIKKEAKQRLNRELTHEEEQELFFDNYSIIKIFNPNTDALNSNKTITTKDVDPAHSFSLLYQTFIKDQFADNPYFPYTDKEIKYFGGDGRGFNPTSYAYRTRTESQYIFPSRSLNLSKSIGTSKFYDSNKSLKDTRVASSSGIYMSEQEKTETSAKFIVYHSAAIPYNSAISPSIDYNYTATLNSENGGKFTIYGSHDKAPHHEFYYKMNGSGPYKTLFQHENQGFKYLFGMYPNWTFNISN, encoded by the coding sequence ATGGTAGCGCCAATTTCTTACGAGATTTACTCCCATGGAGAGAAAATATATGCTGGTAAAGACCAAGTATATACACATGAAAAATTAGAGGCTGATACTCCAATGGAATATACTATTGTTGCATTGGATGAACAAAACCAAGTGTTAGATAAAGCTAAGATAGAAACATACACTAAAGCTAAAGCCAATAAATTAGGACTAGATTCTTCGGAAGCGCTAGATTCTTTACGAGTTACAACCATCTATAAAAATAATTATATTAAATTCGACTGGGAAGATATACCGAATATTAAGCAATATGAAGTCTATAAAGACAATGTGAAAGGAAAAACACTTGATGAGAGCGAATACAGTGAGAAAAATTTAAATAAGCTTACAGGAGGGACATATGAATTTATTGGGAAAATTGAAATTGACGATAGTCGAAAGGAGAAAATAAAAAAAGAGGCAAAACAGAGACTAAATCGGGAGCTAACTCACGAAGAAGAGCAAGAACTATTTTTTGACAATTACTCAATAATAAAAATATTTAACCCCAATACTGATGCATTAAATAGCAATAAAACTATTACTACCAAAGATGTTGACCCTGCCCACTCCTTTTCTCTATTATATCAAACTTTTATTAAAGACCAGTTTGCCGACAATCCTTACTTTCCATACACAGATAAAGAAATTAAATATTTTGGAGGAGATGGACGAGGATTCAATCCAACGAGTTATGCTTATCGTACTCGTACTGAGTCACAATACATTTTTCCTTCAAGATCATTAAACCTTAGTAAGTCAATCGGAACTTCAAAATTCTATGATTCAAACAAATCTTTAAAAGATACTCGTGTTGCAAGTAGCTCTGGCATATATATGTCTGAACAAGAAAAAACAGAAACATCTGCAAAATTTATTGTATATCATTCTGCTGCGATTCCCTATAATTCAGCAATTTCACCATCAATTGATTACAACTATACAGCTACACTGAATAGTGAAAATGGTGGGAAGTTCACGATTTATGGATCTCATGATAAGGCTCCTCATCATGAATTTTATTATAAAATGAACGGCAGTGGACCTTATAAGACATTGTTTCAGCATGAAAATCAAGGATTCAAATATCTGTTTGGAATGTATCCAAATTGGACATTTAATATATCCAATTAA
- a CDS encoding Spo0E family sporulation regulatory protein-aspartic acid phosphatase — translation MLSENDLLKSFEDLQQKLVELYRIEGSFLSPTVLHLSQQLDKDK, via the coding sequence TTGCTGTCAGAAAATGATTTATTGAAGTCCTTTGAAGACCTTCAGCAAAAATTAGTGGAACTATATCGTATAGAAGGCTCATTTTTAAGTCCAACAGTGTTGCATCTGAGTCAACAACTGGACAAAGATAAATAA
- a CDS encoding transcriptional regulator: protein MDSLLSEAIEMRNLFLIAKLAKKILENPQEDTYTSLERLYDLAGNTIRNEVKLKLYSVIIEYARVRGEPKYIVKGLLQKYLIERKDLKKMEDSFSLGQEIIHYKRFLTEEEKAIFYFRMALQAFAIKKYHESIELAEAGLNEDKSSNELKARAYLAMINSLLLLGKYDEVEHRLDVFENFEYNFVPDATKITRGIVKAKKKEHDVAIPMLKECLDEVSKELKIHVANELFDVYFQTRDMNSIAELLTLEQECIISNPQTPFQFISMGIFYQYKGNFMMETGFPEQGKECYLLSLSSFGKVSAYQEMLICMKDVFSHFTKKSMSFDLEYIKQLDEVYNNITNINCN, encoded by the coding sequence TTGGATAGCCTTTTATCCGAAGCAATAGAAATGAGAAATTTGTTTTTAATAGCTAAATTAGCAAAAAAAATTCTTGAAAATCCCCAAGAAGATACATATACATCATTAGAACGATTGTATGATCTTGCAGGTAATACAATAAGGAATGAGGTCAAATTAAAGCTATATAGCGTTATTATTGAGTACGCTAGAGTGCGTGGGGAGCCAAAATATATAGTAAAGGGTTTGTTACAAAAATATCTTATTGAAAGAAAAGATTTAAAAAAGATGGAGGATAGTTTTTCACTTGGTCAAGAAATTATACATTATAAAAGATTCTTGACTGAAGAAGAAAAAGCAATTTTTTATTTCCGTATGGCGCTACAAGCATTTGCTATTAAGAAATACCATGAAAGCATCGAACTGGCTGAAGCAGGTCTTAATGAAGACAAATCCAGCAATGAATTAAAGGCAAGAGCCTATTTAGCAATGATTAACTCTCTTTTATTATTAGGGAAATATGATGAAGTTGAACATCGTTTAGATGTTTTCGAAAATTTCGAATACAATTTCGTTCCAGATGCCACCAAAATCACACGTGGCATTGTAAAAGCTAAAAAGAAAGAGCATGATGTAGCTATTCCAATGTTAAAAGAGTGTCTAGATGAGGTGAGTAAGGAACTTAAAATACATGTGGCGAATGAATTATTTGATGTATATTTTCAAACGAGAGACATGAACTCCATTGCAGAATTGCTGACCCTAGAACAGGAATGTATAATTAGCAATCCTCAAACACCATTTCAGTTCATATCTATGGGGATATTTTATCAATACAAAGGAAATTTTATGATGGAAACTGGATTTCCTGAACAAGGAAAAGAATGCTATCTGTTGAGTTTAAGTTCTTTTGGGAAGGTGAGCGCATATCAAGAAATGTTAATATGCATGAAAGACGTTTTCTCGCATTTTACCAAAAAGTCAATGTCGTTTGATTTGGAATATATAAAACAATTAGATGAGGTGTATAATAATATTACGAACATAAATTGTAATTAA